GCAGAAACGATTTCCCGGCCACATCGAGACGCCATGCTTTCTGATCAATGCCGTGAAACACATCCACAACCGGCTCGCCGAGACGGTAGACCATAAACAGAAGCAAAAATACCGTCACATAAACGCCATAGCCATTACACAACACAAACAGCAAATAGAGCGCCAGTGCGGCTCCGGTCATTACCACCCGGTGCGTCACATAAATATCCTCGTCATATTTGCCCGAAAGATCTGACACCTGATAATTGCGGATACAGAAATAGGCAATGTTCGTAAAGATATTCGTCAGCGACAACCCCAGCGACAGATAGCCTGCCTCCGCATATCCGGCCAGATGTACGATGAGAATCGTCATCGCCCACTGAGCGCCGATAAAGCCGGTAGAACCGATCACATTCCAGAGCATGTTTTTGCGGATCGTATCGGCCGGAATATCCGCCCGGACATTTCCGCCCCCTTCCACCTTCTTTTCCAGACCGCTCTCCGTCCTATGTTTCATTGCGCACTTCCTCTTCTTTCCTGTAAACCGCTTTCAGCACAAACGGTACACCGTCATACGGCTCCGTAAAGTCGTACACTTCTCCGGTATCTTCCCGAACCCAGTGGTCGAACCGGTAGCCCTCCCATTTGGGGTCCCGCGGTTCGTGTAACGTCCTACCCTCGACGGCGTCGATCTCCGTCACATACATGACACCCTCGCCCGGATCACAGACAATCAGATCATACGTACGTCCTTCCAGCCAGATGTCACTCAGAAATTCCATCCGCAGACGCAGAAATTCCCTGATCCTCTCAATCTCCGTCTCATATTGCTGCGCAAATTCAAGTTCTTCTTCCCGCTTAAAATCTTCAAACGTATCCCAGCGCATATAGTCCATGTAGGCGCTGTCCCAGATCTCATCCCGATAGCTGTCGATCCCTTCCGCAAGCATCGACTCGACCGCAGGAATCGCCATCGTTTCAAATTCCTCGATGACCTTTTCCCGGAAACGGGGAATCTGATACAGATCATACCACCAGGAGGCGTCTTCCCGCTTTTTGGCTGCGAAGATTCCCCGCGGCTCCTGAAAGTTGACCGGACGGGTATTTTCAATAATCGGATTGCCAAGCGTCTTGTCATAATCCCACACCGGTCCCGCATATATTTTCGGCTCCGCACTGTCTGTCTGACCGGCTTCGGTCTGCCCTGCCGCCTCCCGGTAAAAATACTGGCTCGAATACATGGCGTCCAGATTTTTACCGATCTCTTCGATGAGATACTTTCTGGCAAAGCTCGTCAGATCCATAGTCCCCTCGTCAAATGTCCCCGCCCGGATACCATTTTCCATCTCCTGAAACGTATCGGCGATATAGGTAAACTGTAACGGTGTGGGCGCCGCAGGCCGTTTGACCACGACATTCTGCCCGTTCGTTGTCGTGAAATAATAGTCCGCCTCCGCCAGCCTGTCTTCATAGGGATATTCCAGTGTGATCAGAAATCCTGTCTTTTCCTGCACTGTGTCGGTATTGATGTCCACTCTGCCGTGCCCGGTCTCCACCTTCTCTGAGATCTGATAGGATCCCCGGTACTCATTATTCACATACAGGTCGACAAACATGCTGACCGGAGAATAGTCCAGCCCCAGGTCTCCGGACAGATCATACATAATGCGGTCACGAAGGAGAGACTGATCCTGCCTGTTTGCGAGCAGAATGTATTTATCCTGCGCGCCGTTTCCGAGCAGGTCCACACTCTCCTCCAGCGTCATCTGATAGGGCTTTTTATCTTCCAGAAAAGTAGCGTTACCTCTTGATTTTAACTTTTTCACTGCTCCGGCGGCGCTCACCGTCCCGTCCGCCGCGATGACCTGATACAGACCGGGTTCTCCGTTTCCCTTCTCCGCCTCGATATGGTCGAGACTGCCGGACTGCGTTGTCAGAAAGAGCGCCGGCACTTTGGAAGAATACATGACGACGACCGTAAACTGTGTATTTCCAACATGCAGCGTATGCTCACCCGCCGTGAGCGAGACAGTCTGTTCCTCATCCGCAAACGGCTCTTCGTCCCATATCTTTCCTGCCCATCCGCCGCCGATGATCTGCGCAGACGCTTTCCCGCCGCAAAAAGAGGGGAGAAACAGATATTCTTTGTTGTTATAATAATTGTGCCACAATTTCAGATTGATCTCATTTTCCTGTGCTGCCACTGCAAAAATGATGTCCTCAAAGGACACCGGCTGCTGCGACTCCCAGTGCAGGCGCAGCGACACATAAGCGGACAGTAAAAAGACCGCCGCCAGAAGTCCGACCACTTTAACTTTTGTCTTCATAAAACCGTCCCAGTTCCCTGGCGTTCTCCGCCACATCATATCCGCTGCGGGCGATCACATCCGCATAACGCTCCCGCCCTGCGGCTGCCATTGTCAACGCCTGCCGCGCCCAATTCTGCGGCGTCTCCGATAGCGGCATCGTCCGCACGAGATCGGTCAATACAACCTCATCCGTGACCGTGTCCGCCATAAGCACCGGCAGCCCTGCTGCCTGCGCCTCCACGAGCGTCACCGGCAGTCCCTCAAAAAGAGAAGGAAAGAGCATCCCATCCGCCGCCTGCATGAGCGCCGGAACATCGGTACGCATTCCCAGCAAAAAGACATGTCCTTCCAGTCCGTATGCCCTGATCTGTTCCCTGATCTTCTGCTCCAACGGCCCCGCGCCGCATAAATACAGGACCGTCCGCGGATTCAGAGCAGCGATCTCTCTCATAATACGCAGCAAAAAGGCATGATTTTTCTGCTCTTCCAGACGGCCGATATGAAGAAATACGGTCACTTCCCGCTCCCCGCCGTTTCCGCCATTTTCCGCTGTCTCTGCTTCCTCCGGTTCGCATGAAGTCAGCGTCATACCGCTCATAAGCTCCCGCCGTTTTCCGGCGCGCACCGCTGCGTCAAACCGAAAGCACTCCGGATCAATGCCGTTTAATAAAATCCGGAAATTACTTTTCCCGCAGGCCCGCTTCCCATAAAGCCATCTGCCGGCCCACGCGGAACAGGCAAACAGATAGTCCGCCTGGAACCGCAGCGGCGCCTGCATGATATTTTTTATAACCGCCGAAAATCCGCTGCCCGAGGATGTATTGTGGCTGTGGACGATCGTCACCAGCCCCGCTCTCTTTGCCTCCTGCAGGTAGAGAACGGCCGTGCTGCGCATATGTCCGTGTATGATACGATACTCCGGATGCGCCTGAAAAAACGCCCGCCACTGTCTGCGGTAGCGAAGCGCCGTGCCAGGCGTAAACCGCTCCATCGAATAGATCCTGCCGCCAAGCCGCTTCACTTCCTTCGTATAATCGCAGATTTCCTCCGTATGAATGACAAAGTCAAACTGGATGCGGCTCCTGTCCATATGACGATAGAGATTCATAATCATCGTCTCCGCCCCGCCCCGGTCCAGCCGCCCCAGCACCTGTAATATGCGAATCGGTCTCTCCCTGTCCATACCTTATTCCTCTGACGGCCTGATCGCAGTGTTCACATCATCACTGGCAAAGCCGACCTGATCGACAAGCTGGCCCCATTCATTGTCATAGACCCATATCGTAATACCGTTATCTGTCAGCAGAACATCCCTGCCGTCCCACCAGATACCGTCCGCCGTCACTTCCAATTTTTTCCGCAAAAGGATCTGTGTTCCCAGGCGTCTTTCCGTGCGCTGGTCTTCCTCCGTCAGCACGTCGTCTGGACAGATACCGTTCTCTTCCACAATGCTGAAATTCCCGGTCATCTTCTCTTCCTCCAGATTGAGCACCGTGCTCAGATATTGTTTGTAGAACTGTAATTTCTCCGTATCCCCGTGAAAGGAAAACACGACCGTATGTCCGGTGTAGGGGATGAGATTGAGATATGCGTCCAGCCCCTGCGTCCGTGTAAGCGCCTCATTGGCCCTGTCATGAGCTCTGTCACGCAGGGCAATGTCCCACGAATTCTCTCTGTCTTCGCCGCGCCGGTCCGGAAGATCATAGCGATCCTTCAAATATTGCCCCAGATACAGAGAGGCCTTGCGGGAACCGGTGCGGTTAAAATGTGACCAGTCACGGAAGTCGAGTACCGGGTCCACCTCCAGCTCATCCAGCAGATCGTAATAATTCACAAAAGGCAGATCATACTGCCGGGCCAGCTCCTCCACCTGCTCCGTATCGGTGATCGTCCAGCCCATATTCGGTCCCTTGAACAAAAATAATTCAATCCCGTTCTCGCGGCACAGAGCAACGATCTTTGCCAGCGCCTCTTTGTTTTCATCCGGAATGGTTTCTCCCGAGCTTCCATAATAGGCAGAAAAATCAAGCGGATTGTCCGTGATCTTGTCCGGCGTATAGGCTCCCTTCGTGTAATTGACACCACTTTTGTCAAAGTCTTCTAATGTCAGTTCCTTCCAGCGGTCCTTATACTGAAGGATCGGCAGCATCTGCATGGCGTACATTTCCCTGTTCGACTCCAGCATCTGATATAGCTGCGTCATCTTATCGACAGAAAACCTCAGGTCTGTCATCGCATAAGTCCATACTTCCAGATCATCAGGATCAGCCTTTTTCACGATGCCGACGACTTCCAGTCCGATCACTTTCGGTTTCTGATACCGCAGCACTTCCTTCAGATACAGATATTCCGAGACAAACGGCTGCGCCGAGCAACCAAAGTCATAGGAAGCAATCCCATATTCTTCATATAAAACAAGCGGGTCTGCCGTGCAGAACATCTGGCTGCTTCCAAGAAACACGACATCAATGTCATTTTCCTTCTCCGCATAAAATCCTCTTACGACATCACTGCCCCTGTGCTCCGTGCTCTTGATGAGCAATTTCTGTATGCCAGACAAAAGGAGGAAAAGAATCGCCAGAAATACGATGACCTTTCCACCGCTCAATATGATGTTCCCTCTGTTTTCTTTCATATCCCTGCGCTCCCGTTAAACAGTGCCAAATTGATCGGAAATCCTTCACCGGCCATATCTCTCCGGCTGTTTTTCGCAGATACCAAGCCCTGACCACGCTGTCAGAACCCGGCATAAATAAAGTTTGACGTGTCATAGGACGCTCCATAGCAGCCGAGCACCAAAACACTGAAAAACAATCCATACCAGACTGCCCAGCGGACGACAAGCGGTCTCTCGTCCAGCCAGTCCCGAACATCGCCGTCCTCCCGCTTGCGGGAAACATGAGAAATCGCCCCCAGAAGAAGCAGGCCCGCTGCCGTCACCGCCAGCTCCTTCTTACCAAGCCCGAGAGAAAACAGCCCGCTTCCGAGGATTCCCGCATTCCAGCGCAAAACTCCATTTCGCAGCAGGTAACATGCCTGTTTCAGACTATCAGCCCGGAAAAAGATCATGCCTGTGGCAAAACAGAGAAACGTGCGTATCCGCTGAATGATAATCCACCACCAGGCATCTTTATTGATATGGAAAAAAGCCAGTCCCTTCTTCCATACCGGCTCCATCATCTGGCTGCCGACAATCAGAAACCAAAACCAGAAGCCCTCGCCGATCACATATTTCCAGTCGTTGCCATGCCACACGCCCATGGCCGTCCAGAGCACAAATAAGCCGGCCCAGGTAGGAATCCGCTTCCCGAGACTTTTACCCCAACGCTTTTTGATCTTACTGCCCATCCGATACCAGGTCTCAGTCTTCAGCACCGGATACATTATATAGTCTTTCAGCCATGTGCCGAGCGTAATATGCCATCTCTGCCAGAATTCCTGTATTGTGCGCGCCGAGAATGGCTGCCGGAAATTCTCCGGCAAAACGACGCCAAAACATTCCGACGTGCCGAGCACAATGTCCATACAGCCCGCAAAGTCGGTATATAACTGCAAAATAAAAGCAAAAGCCGCCGCCCAGACATAGAACCCGGAATATGTATCCGGATCTCCGTACACCGTATTCACGATCACCGCCAGCCGTTCGGAGAGGACGAGCTTCTGGAAAAATCCCCACAGCACTCTCTGGATGCCGTGCAGCACTCTTATCCCCTGAAACCGCGCGCCCGCATACAGCGTCTGTGACAGCTCTCCATACCGGCTGATCGGTCCCGATACCATCTGCGGAAAATAACAGCCAAAAAGCAACACCTTGCCGATATTTCTTTCCGCCTGGCATTTCCCCCAGTAACAGTCAAGCAGATACCCTGTGATCTGCAGCGTATAAAAGCTGATACCGAGTGAGGCTGTAAACCGGAAATAAGGTGTCTCTGTCAGCCCGCCGGACAAATGATATACAAAAAAGACAGGCTGCAGAAAAAGATTCAGATATTTCAGTACCGCCAAAATACCAAAATTGACGGTCAGTACGGCCGTCAGCCAGATTCTTTTCTCTTTCTCCGCCCGGCTGCACTGACCGGAATCCCTGTTTTCCGTATCTGCCAGCCGCCCATCAATGACCGCAAAGCGTATGGTCGCCCAATAAACCGTACCCACACTGACAAGCAGATAGATGATCGTGACAGGCGCTGCACTGATCAGATAAAAGAGCAGGCTCCCCGTCAGCAGCACATACCAGCGCGCTTTCCCGGGGACCCCGTAATAGATCAGCAGCAAGACAAAACAAAACGCCAGAAAATAGATCGATGTTACACTCATTGTTTTACTCCGCTTATTTTCCTCCGTTGATCACCAGATTCTGTCCGGTGATACAGCCCGCAGACTCCGATAATAGATAGGAAAAAGCCGGAATGACATCATCCACTGTCAGATTCCTGCCAAGAGGACTGCCCGCCGCGTTCTGCTCGATCACCAGCTCCGGGATGTCTTTTAAAAACTTCGTCTCCATCATCTCCGGCGACACCGCATTTACCGTAATTCCCTTGTCGGCATATTCCACCGACAGCGACCGCATCAACCCGAGAAGGGCATATTTGACCGTGACATAAGGACTCAGAAACTTCGGCGGTCTTCCATCCACATAGGAAGTCAGCATAAATATAATCCTTCCATGCTTCTGTTTGACCATATCCGGAAGAAACGCCTGTAAAATATGGACCGGCGCTTCCAGAGAAGTGTCCAGCCCGGCCCCAAAGTCGTCCCAGCCACACTTGATAAACTTCACGTTCCGGCATCGCGGCGCACTGAAATGCACGATATGATCAGGCTTCCAGCCTTTTTCCCTGATATAGTCGACCATATGCACCGCACTGTCTTTCTCGGAAAAATCCGCCTGCAGCAGTACGAGCTTTTTCCCCAGCCTGCGGCTAAGCGCCGTCAGCTTTTCGTTCATATGACAATAATGTCCGAGTATCGTATCGTATCTGTCAGCCACCGCTTCCATCAGCGCACAGCCAATATCCGAGGAGGCTCCCAATAATAAAAGTGTTTTACCGCTTTCCATTCAACACACCTACTTTCATTGTTCCACGAACGACCTTGTCCCCATCCTGATTGATGATCTCCACCTTTAACACGACAAAGGAAAAGGTGTCATTCTTTTCTTTCACCGTTCCTTTCACTGTCAGACGGTCTCCGGGAAACACCGCTCTGGCAAACTTCACGTCCGTCTCCAGGATCAGGCTGTTCTCCCCCGGCAGATAGACGCCGGCCAGTGTTGAAAGAAAGGAAGCCGTCAGCATCCCGTACGTCACCTGCCCCGGATACCCCATCGCTCTGGCAAATGTCTCATCGCAGTGCAGCGGATTATCATCCCCCGTAATCCGGCGGAATGCCTCCATCATTTCCGGCTCCACCACTGTCTCGAAAGACTCTGTCATCCCCACCGACAACTCTTCATAGGAATAGTGATTCATATTAAATTCTCTCCAAAATAATATCTACCATGGCGCCGACATGTTCCATTGTCGTCGCCTCTCCCATCGTAAATTTCATCCCGAACTTTTTCTCTATGGCCACGATCAGATTGATATGCTCCAGGCTGTCCCAGTCCTCAATATCGTCCGCCGTTGTTGTTTCCCCTACCGTAATCTCCTCGTCGTCAAAAATATCGCGAAACACTTCGTTTACCCCTGCAAACACTTCTTCTCTTGTCATTTTATCGTCCTCCCTTTTCACCTTCCGTATCTACATAGCTGCGAAACACAATCATTTATGAAATTTCATTCACTACACCTAGTGTGAGACTGATCGTTTCCTTAATGGCAAAAGCACGAAAGTCAGACACGCCGGACATTTCGATGAGCCTGTAAGTGCAAAAACCATGTTCAGCGAAGACTTCCATGGTTTTTCAGTCTCATCTCCATGGCGGTCAGATGCCTTTCTTTGCTTTTGCCATAAGGAAACGATTTTGGCACAAACGGTGGAATTTATATGAAATCTCAACTCATCTGCACTTACGCAGTCGTCTGTCCCGTATCCACCTCAATCACCTTATTCTGTCGTTTATATTCTGAGACGGCGAGCTGCCATTTCGTATTTCCCTGCCCGTCCTCTTCCACTTTAGTAAATCCCCGCTGGCCATAGAACTCTTTCACCATACCGTTTTTGGCCGTCGGATAGTAAAATCCGCAGATCGTGCGCACGTCTCTCTCCTGTGCCTGTGCCACAAGAGTGTCCATCATCGCGCATTCCATGTCCCGTTTCAATACCCGGCAGCTCATGAGCCACAGTTCAATCAGCAGCGCCTCTCCTTCCAGTCTGCCGATCACCACAGAGACGACGCCATTGTCACCGAACCGGTCCTCCAGCCTGCCATACAGCGTGATACGGGATTCATCTGCGGCAGCCGCCTCAATCTCCGACTGCGAATAGCGTTTCGTCGTCAGGTTAAACTGATTGCTCTTATTTGTAAGCTGGGCGATCCGCGCCATATAGACCGGCGCAAAAGGCCTGATCTGTGCCTTCATCTCCAGGGATAGCAGATAATCCTCATAGGTGGCAAACGATGCCTGCAGAGCCGCCCGTTTTGCATTTTCCTGATACATCTCGTTACGTTTCAGATCGTCGTTCGATATATCGGTCGCCTCAAAAAATCCGCTTCGGTCCAGTATTTTCACATAATGTTCCACCGTACCGATCTCCGGTACGGCCACACCCGGCAGCTGCGCCCCGACGATCGCCCGCTCTGCCGGGTTGTCGTCCACAAATACGAGACTCTCCGGCAATAACTGCAACTTTTCGGCGATTCTGGCTAGATTCCGGTCTTTTGGCTCCCAGTTGGCCATGATCTCGATGAAATCCTCTTTTCTCAGCACACTCTGAGGGTGCGCCAGACCGGCTACGGCATTCTCATAATCGTTTTTGGAATCGATATTCAGGAGAACGCCAAGCTGTGTCTGTTCCTTCAGATAGCGCTGAAACTCCTGATAGACCTGTCCCATCGAAGTCTCCTGCCCGATCTCGATCCTGTCGACACCATCGTCGCCGATCACACCGCCCCACAGCGTATTATCGAGATCGAGGACATACCCTTTTTTATTTTTGCCGGACAGAGACTTGATCATCCTGGCCAGACTGAATGCAAAATCAGGAATCGCTGGCACACAGCAGCAGTATTTGTACATATGCCAGTAAAACGGATCGGACCACTGTTCCAGTCCGTAACTGGCGGACAGATAATTGATGTCGTGAATATAAAACTTTTCATGGCTGCGGGCGTACTCTGCAAACAGCAGGTTCAGCCTCGTGATATAGTTGACTTTGCCATGAATATCGCTGGCTTCCTTATTGCCGAGAAGACGGTAGTAAGGATATTCGAAATTGTTCTGAATGACGGCGCAGTGAAATTTCTCCCGAATACTCTCCCACATGGCGGTATACTTCCCGACTTCCTGCTCCAGCATCTCCTCCACCCGCTCCTGCGAATCGGCCAGTGCCGGAAAGCGGCTGATATTGCGTCCGGACGTATGCAGATAGACAATGTCAGGCGCAAACGCGGTCAGCGCTTCCCCCGGAAACATTGCCTCCTCGTAATACTGATCGTATTCCGATTCATAAAACTCAGGCGCTATCCCATAATTCAGCAAAAAGAGCTCCAGCATTGCCCTAATGTCATTGGTCGTGGAGCCGCCTAGCATGGCGATCTTTCTCACGATCCTGCTGCTGCCGTCCTCCAGCAGCTCTTTTCTGATTCTCTTTTTCTTCTTCAGCAAATATTGTCCGTCAAACGGATATTCCAGACATTTCATCGTCGTTCTTCTTCCTCACTGTCTTGTAACCGTCACCGTTCCTACGATTCCTCACAGCCTCATCATCCCGGCGTTTCTTCACGGCCTCGTGACCGTCACCGGCTCGGCGCCAAGCTCCTCATACCAGTATTTCTCTCCGTTTTGGAGCTGCAGGGTAACTTGACGGTCGCCCTGCCAGTCGAATTGTAGCGGCATATCATAATACGCTCCCGGCGCCAGATTGCCCCACAGGTTTGTCCCGATGTCGTCCCGCTCCTTACAGCCGATCCGCACCTCGTCATACTTTGTGTTGATCAGACTCTCTCCCGTATTTTTCACACGGATCGTCACATAGCAGGTGTCTCCCTCTTCCTCCTGGGAGAGCAGTTCATACTCCACCCGCCCTTTCATATCTTCCGGCATCCGGGAATAATAATAGAGCGGCGTCTCATGTTCATTCATGACAATCTCCAGATTCCCCGCCGCCGCTGCCGCGTCGAGCAGCGGGTCGATCCTCTCTGCCGGCGCATGGGAAGCCAGAATATAACACCTGTCTTCCTGCAGAACTTTGTCAATATCTCCCTGCGCATCTTCCTTGTTCAGCGTATCTGTCGCCCAGATGATATTGTCCTGTGCGACATTGCCGATACGCTCCGTATCATAACCGATCTTATACTTTGTCACCGGAATGCTCTGGTAATAGACATATACCATTTCCCCCTCCGTCACATGTTCCTGCAGATAAGCGATAACCGGATTGGCTTCTTCTCCGGCCTGATAGACATTCTCACTGTGCCGGTACACCAGAATCCCATTGTTCGTGAGCAGCAATGTAAACATCAGAAACACCGCCGTCAACTCCGCTTTCCTGCTGCTGACAGCCATCTTATCTATGGCATAAAAGGCAAGGATCGTAAAAATCGGAAAGGAAAAACACCAGAGCCTGTCCGCGATCGGAAACATATGAATAGAGGACGCGAACAAAGATACCAGAAAGCCGAGAAAGATAACGACACTGTACCGGTTCTTCTCCCAGAACATTCCGATCGCAAAGGCTGCCAGGACAAAGGCAATCATAAAGATGCGGGCTTCCCGGAATGTGATAAATATCTCATAGACCATCGCCTGCGCCTGCCGCAGATCTTCGATGCTCCTGGGGATGAGCGGAAAGCTGGCATTATCCCAATAGCTCTGCATACTGCCGCTGAGCGCGATTCCCCGCAGCCAGTAAACATAATAGATGACAAAACTGATGCCGATACCGATGCCGGTGACAATACTGTTCTTCACCCTTGTTTTATCTTTTGCCAGTATACCGGTCACAAATTCGTACAGGAGCACACCGCCCACAAAAAAGCAGACCGGATTGGCGCCCCAGATAAAGACCATAAAGCCAAGCATCATCTTCCACCACGCAAGGCCCTTCTCCTTATACCGATAATAGAGAACGAGGACGAGCAGCACCCAGATACATTCGGAGAGATACTGCTTGAATTCATTGGAATACTTTAAAATAAAGTTCATATTGGCAAGGAACGCCGAGACAAGAAGCGGATATTTGATCCGGAACAATTCCCTGGCCACATACCCGCTCAGAAACAGCACGGCAACATAGGCAATAATCGAGAAGCTGCGCAGCACGAATTCCGTGTTGCCGAAGATACAGGTGAGCAGCTTTACACAATACAGATAAAGGACCGGCGCACTCTGATCCCACTCGAAGACTCCGCTAGTCAGACCGAACAAAGACCGCTTGCTGAAGGAAAAAGCCAGCATCGCCTCATCCAGCCAGAGTGTCCGGCCTACACAGTTCATAAAAATGCTCACACCGATACCGGCCGCAATGATACACAGGCCAATCACATCCGCCGCCTTTTTGATATTATTTTCTTTTTTCCAGTTGTTCCAACATTGCTTCATAAACACTCCGTCCGCTGACGCCGCTCTCCCGCCGTCTCTGTAGTCATTCCCACTGTCATGCAAAGAAATACAAATTTTATTTCCGGACAATAAATTCAGTATATCAAATCTGGAAAATCATGTAAACTCTATCGTTGTTTTATTTTATAAAGTATGATAGCATTATATCGTTAATGGGCATACTGTTATCGTTTCCAAACAGAAGTGTTTCTACGACAAAGGATGGATAAAATTTATGAAGATCTGTTTTGTACTTCCCCATTTCTACCCGTATGTAGGCGGCGGGGAACGTATTTTTTATGATATGGTAAAAGGTCTCCTCGAAAGAGGCCACCAAATCCGTGTGCTCGCAAGAAATGTCGGCGATGAGTACATGGGCCATAAAACAGTGGAGGGTATGGAAGTCTGGTATTTCCCATGGAAGTCGTTGTTTGGCCATCCGCTCATTCCCGCCAGAGATATTGAAAAGCATATCCGCTGGTGTGATGTGGTGCACGCTTCCATTTTCACTCCGGCCTTTCCTTCGAGCCGTCTGGCCCGAAAATATCACAAACCCTCCGTGCTGACCGTACACGAAGTCCGTGGTCCCAAATGGTTCTGGGCCGAAGACTGGGTCCACGCCAGCGGCTTCTGGCTGTATGAACAGTTTGTCTGCCGCCAGCCTTTCGATGTATATCACGCGGTATCCAGAGCGACCAAACGAGATATTCTGAAGTACTGCGGAAAAAATAAAAATGTCGTCTGTGTCTATAACGCAGTCAATGAGATGGACACTTCCGTCGCCGAGAAATCCTCATTAGATTTAAGAACTTATTTCCGCCTCGGGCAGAAGGAACGCATCTTTTTATACTATGGCAGACCCGGGCAGACGAAAGGCATCTATGTCTATCAGGAGGCAATCCGCGCCTTACAGACCCGGAATGTCGATCTGGAACAGATCCGCTTCTGCTTTATTCTCGGGGCAGAACCGGTGAAACTGCGCCGGAAATTCATCGACTCCATTCACAAATATGGCCTGGATGACAAAGTGCTGATCCGTGATTCCCTCCCGAGGGAAGATCTGTGCCGCTGCATATTACAGGCTGACTATGTTGTCGTCCCCTCCATCACCGAGGGATTCGGACTCAGCGCATTGGAAGCCTGCCAGATGGG
The sequence above is a segment of the Lachnospiraceae bacterium JLR.KK008 genome. Coding sequences within it:
- a CDS encoding acyl carrier protein; protein product: MTREEVFAGVNEVFRDIFDDEEITVGETTTADDIEDWDSLEHINLIVAIEKKFGMKFTMGEATTMEHVGAMVDIILERI
- a CDS encoding MBOAT family O-acyltransferase, which codes for MSVTSIYFLAFCFVLLLIYYGVPGKARWYVLLTGSLLFYLISAAPVTIIYLLVSVGTVYWATIRFAVIDGRLADTENRDSGQCSRAEKEKRIWLTAVLTVNFGILAVLKYLNLFLQPVFFVYHLSGGLTETPYFRFTASLGISFYTLQITGYLLDCYWGKCQAERNIGKVLLFGCYFPQMVSGPISRYGELSQTLYAGARFQGIRVLHGIQRVLWGFFQKLVLSERLAVIVNTVYGDPDTYSGFYVWAAAFAFILQLYTDFAGCMDIVLGTSECFGVVLPENFRQPFSARTIQEFWQRWHITLGTWLKDYIMYPVLKTETWYRMGSKIKKRWGKSLGKRIPTWAGLFVLWTAMGVWHGNDWKYVIGEGFWFWFLIVGSQMMEPVWKKGLAFFHINKDAWWWIIIQRIRTFLCFATGMIFFRADSLKQACYLLRNGVLRWNAGILGSGLFSLGLGKKELAVTAAGLLLLGAISHVSRKREDGDVRDWLDERPLVVRWAVWYGLFFSVLVLGCYGASYDTSNFIYAGF
- a CDS encoding MaoC family dehydratase → MNHYSYEELSVGMTESFETVVEPEMMEAFRRITGDDNPLHCDETFARAMGYPGQVTYGMLTASFLSTLAGVYLPGENSLILETDVKFARAVFPGDRLTVKGTVKEKNDTFSFVVLKVEIINQDGDKVVRGTMKVGVLNGKR
- a CDS encoding SDR family oxidoreductase, whose product is MESGKTLLLLGASSDIGCALMEAVADRYDTILGHYCHMNEKLTALSRRLGKKLVLLQADFSEKDSAVHMVDYIREKGWKPDHIVHFSAPRCRNVKFIKCGWDDFGAGLDTSLEAPVHILQAFLPDMVKQKHGRIIFMLTSYVDGRPPKFLSPYVTVKYALLGLMRSLSVEYADKGITVNAVSPEMMETKFLKDIPELVIEQNAAGSPLGRNLTVDDVIPAFSYLLSESAGCITGQNLVINGGK
- a CDS encoding glycosyltransferase family 1 protein, with protein sequence MDRERPIRILQVLGRLDRGGAETMIMNLYRHMDRSRIQFDFVIHTEEICDYTKEVKRLGGRIYSMERFTPGTALRYRRQWRAFFQAHPEYRIIHGHMRSTAVLYLQEAKRAGLVTIVHSHNTSSGSGFSAVIKNIMQAPLRFQADYLFACSAWAGRWLYGKRACGKSNFRILLNGIDPECFRFDAAVRAGKRRELMSGMTLTSCEPEEAETAENGGNGGEREVTVFLHIGRLEEQKNHAFLLRIMREIAALNPRTVLYLCGAGPLEQKIREQIRAYGLEGHVFLLGMRTDVPALMQAADGMLFPSLFEGLPVTLVEAQAAGLPVLMADTVTDEVVLTDLVRTMPLSETPQNWARQALTMAAAGRERYADVIARSGYDVAENARELGRFYEDKS
- a CDS encoding HAD-IIIC family phosphatase; the encoded protein is MKCLEYPFDGQYLLKKKKRIRKELLEDGSSRIVRKIAMLGGSTTNDIRAMLELFLLNYGIAPEFYESEYDQYYEEAMFPGEALTAFAPDIVYLHTSGRNISRFPALADSQERVEEMLEQEVGKYTAMWESIREKFHCAVIQNNFEYPYYRLLGNKEASDIHGKVNYITRLNLLFAEYARSHEKFYIHDINYLSASYGLEQWSDPFYWHMYKYCCCVPAIPDFAFSLARMIKSLSGKNKKGYVLDLDNTLWGGVIGDDGVDRIEIGQETSMGQVYQEFQRYLKEQTQLGVLLNIDSKNDYENAVAGLAHPQSVLRKEDFIEIMANWEPKDRNLARIAEKLQLLPESLVFVDDNPAERAIVGAQLPGVAVPEIGTVEHYVKILDRSGFFEATDISNDDLKRNEMYQENAKRAALQASFATYEDYLLSLEMKAQIRPFAPVYMARIAQLTNKSNQFNLTTKRYSQSEIEAAAADESRITLYGRLEDRFGDNGVVSVVIGRLEGEALLIELWLMSCRVLKRDMECAMMDTLVAQAQERDVRTICGFYYPTAKNGMVKEFYGQRGFTKVEEDGQGNTKWQLAVSEYKRQNKVIEVDTGQTTA
- a CDS encoding CotH kinase family protein; amino-acid sequence: MKTKVKVVGLLAAVFLLSAYVSLRLHWESQQPVSFEDIIFAVAAQENEINLKLWHNYYNNKEYLFLPSFCGGKASAQIIGGGWAGKIWDEEPFADEEQTVSLTAGEHTLHVGNTQFTVVVMYSSKVPALFLTTQSGSLDHIEAEKGNGEPGLYQVIAADGTVSAAGAVKKLKSRGNATFLEDKKPYQMTLEESVDLLGNGAQDKYILLANRQDQSLLRDRIMYDLSGDLGLDYSPVSMFVDLYVNNEYRGSYQISEKVETGHGRVDINTDTVQEKTGFLITLEYPYEDRLAEADYYFTTTNGQNVVVKRPAAPTPLQFTYIADTFQEMENGIRAGTFDEGTMDLTSFARKYLIEEIGKNLDAMYSSQYFYREAAGQTEAGQTDSAEPKIYAGPVWDYDKTLGNPIIENTRPVNFQEPRGIFAAKKREDASWWYDLYQIPRFREKVIEEFETMAIPAVESMLAEGIDSYRDEIWDSAYMDYMRWDTFEDFKREEELEFAQQYETEIERIREFLRLRMEFLSDIWLEGRTYDLIVCDPGEGVMYVTEIDAVEGRTLHEPRDPKWEGYRFDHWVREDTGEVYDFTEPYDGVPFVLKAVYRKEEEVRNET